The Lactobacillus sp. CBA3605 genome contains a region encoding:
- a CDS encoding DNA-3-methyladenine glycosylase — MTELTDFLTGRPTTTIAADLLGKQLQLTTTDGPLTAWITETEAYLGERDAGAHAFKNHRTPRNQALWLAPGTIYIYQMRAQFLLNFVTQAVGTPQSVLIRGIEPVAGLDQMQRNRPVPLANLTNGPGKLMQALGLQHELNGQPLSPQTLNLSLKTQRQPQTIVSSARIGIVNKGDWSTVPLRYYVAGNPFVSQMRKRDVDTVNAGWRPLKN, encoded by the coding sequence ATGACAGAACTCACAGACTTTCTAACGGGCCGGCCCACAACAACGATTGCCGCGGACTTGTTAGGCAAACAATTACAATTAACAACTACTGATGGCCCACTGACCGCCTGGATTACTGAAACCGAAGCCTACTTAGGCGAACGGGATGCCGGGGCGCATGCTTTTAAAAATCATCGTACGCCCCGTAATCAAGCCTTATGGTTGGCACCGGGGACCATTTACATTTATCAGATGCGGGCACAATTCTTATTGAATTTTGTGACGCAAGCGGTTGGGACCCCACAAAGTGTCCTGATTCGAGGAATTGAACCAGTAGCTGGCCTGGATCAGATGCAACGCAATCGGCCGGTCCCATTGGCTAATTTAACGAATGGTCCGGGTAAATTAATGCAGGCGTTAGGGTTACAGCACGAGTTAAATGGGCAACCATTGAGTCCCCAGACGTTGAATCTGAGTTTGAAAACGCAACGCCAACCACAGACGATTGTTAGTAGTGCCCGAATTGGGATTGTTAACAAGGGTGATTGGTCAACCGTTCCGCTACGTTACTATGTTGCCGGTAATCCGTTTGTGTCGCAAATGCGCAAACGAGATGTTGACACGGTCAATGCAGGTTGGCGACCCCTTAAAAATTAA
- the hisS gene encoding histidine--tRNA ligase: protein MRYQRPKGTADILPGDSEKWQYVEATARQVFKTYQFKEIRTPIFENFEVFSRSAGDTSDIVTKEMYDFHDKGDRHITLRPEGTAGVVRAFVENKLYGPQILKPYKVYYMGPMYRYERPQSGRLREFHQLGVEAFGSESAALDVEVIAMGFNLLKQFGLNDLKLVINTLGDQATRDAYRQALIDYLEPHFEELSDDSKARLHKNPLRVLDSKAPEDQKFVAAAPSILDYLTPTAKNHFEQAQQFLTALEIPFEIDATMVRGLDYYNHTIFEIMTNSKALGQGYTTICAGGRYNGLVKELGGPETSGVGFGLGVERLLVLMDAEQSAFPTDDGLDVYVVGIGDTASATTLKLVQAVRGAGLTAERDYLDRKPKAQFKSADRLHARYTMTVGESEIEAGVVNVKAMATGIETQVSMADIYANVKQVLTAQ, encoded by the coding sequence ATGAGATATCAACGGCCTAAAGGGACGGCCGATATTTTGCCCGGCGATAGTGAAAAGTGGCAATATGTCGAAGCAACGGCCCGACAAGTGTTTAAGACTTACCAGTTCAAAGAAATTCGGACCCCAATTTTTGAAAATTTTGAAGTTTTCTCACGTTCAGCGGGAGATACTTCGGATATTGTGACTAAGGAAATGTATGACTTTCATGATAAAGGAGATCGTCACATTACCTTACGGCCAGAAGGAACTGCCGGGGTAGTTCGGGCCTTTGTCGAAAATAAATTATACGGGCCGCAAATTTTGAAGCCTTACAAGGTTTATTACATGGGACCAATGTATCGTTATGAACGGCCACAATCTGGTCGGCTCCGTGAGTTCCATCAACTTGGGGTGGAGGCTTTTGGGAGTGAAAGTGCAGCTTTAGATGTCGAAGTCATTGCCATGGGCTTTAACCTATTGAAGCAATTCGGCTTAAATGACTTGAAACTGGTGATTAATACCTTAGGTGATCAAGCGACACGTGATGCTTATCGGCAAGCACTAATTGATTATTTGGAACCTCATTTTGAAGAGTTGAGTGATGACTCTAAGGCTCGGCTACACAAAAATCCACTCCGGGTGCTTGATAGTAAAGCCCCTGAAGACCAAAAGTTTGTTGCTGCTGCACCCTCAATTTTAGATTATTTAACGCCGACTGCGAAGAATCACTTTGAACAAGCCCAGCAGTTTTTAACGGCGCTGGAGATTCCTTTTGAAATTGATGCAACAATGGTTCGTGGGTTAGATTACTATAACCATACTATTTTTGAAATCATGACGAATTCAAAAGCATTGGGTCAAGGCTACACCACGATTTGTGCCGGTGGACGCTACAATGGGTTAGTCAAAGAACTTGGTGGCCCAGAAACGTCGGGGGTTGGTTTTGGCCTCGGAGTTGAACGGCTATTAGTGTTAATGGATGCTGAGCAGAGTGCTTTTCCAACCGATGATGGGTTAGATGTATATGTCGTTGGGATTGGTGATACTGCTAGTGCCACGACTTTGAAGTTGGTTCAAGCGGTCCGAGGTGCCGGTTTAACTGCCGAACGGGATTACTTGGATCGTAAACCTAAAGCGCAATTTAAGAGTGCTGATCGCTTGCATGCCCGTTATACCATGACTGTCGGTGAGAGTGAAATTGAAGCGGGCGTTGTGAATGTAAAAGCCATGGCGACCGGAATTGAAACCCAAGTTAGCATGGCTGACATTTACGCCAATGTGAAACAAGTTTTAACTGCACAATAA
- the prmA gene encoding 50S ribosomal protein L11 methyltransferase, producing MKWTEVTVSTSNEAVEAVSNILMEAGASGVKIDDALYYQNLKPNRYGEIIDLDTIPHVTSGALISAYYPETVFVPEILPTIKQRVAELAKYGLNPAPNEVSMVDLSDEAWATAWKKYYHPVRVTRYLTIVPSWESYQPAQPGELVLKLDPGMAFGTGTHPTTKLSLQALETVINGGEHLIDVGTGSGVLSIAAKAMGVGQVEAYDLDEVAVTAAQANLDLNPVAADVQVAANDLLTGIQTQADIIVANILAEIIVPLVPQAKSNLKRGGYFITSGIIDDKFQVVLVALKAAGFQIKQHTQMGDWHSIVAYLPTATD from the coding sequence ATGAAATGGACAGAAGTAACCGTAAGCACCTCAAATGAAGCCGTCGAGGCCGTTTCGAATATCTTGATGGAAGCTGGTGCTAGTGGGGTTAAGATTGATGATGCCCTGTACTATCAGAATTTGAAACCTAATCGGTATGGTGAAATTATTGATTTAGATACAATTCCGCACGTCACTAGTGGCGCATTGATTTCGGCATATTACCCTGAAACCGTATTTGTGCCAGAGATTTTACCCACGATCAAACAACGCGTGGCTGAGCTTGCTAAATATGGTTTAAATCCAGCACCAAATGAGGTCAGTATGGTGGATTTGTCGGATGAAGCTTGGGCGACTGCTTGGAAAAAGTATTACCATCCAGTCCGGGTCACGCGGTACTTAACGATTGTCCCGAGCTGGGAAAGCTATCAACCGGCGCAACCAGGTGAATTGGTCTTAAAGTTAGATCCTGGCATGGCTTTTGGGACTGGGACGCATCCCACGACTAAATTATCGTTGCAAGCGTTAGAAACGGTGATTAATGGTGGCGAACACTTAATTGATGTTGGAACCGGTTCAGGAGTATTAAGTATTGCGGCTAAAGCAATGGGCGTGGGTCAAGTGGAAGCTTATGATTTAGATGAAGTGGCAGTCACTGCGGCCCAGGCTAACTTGGATTTGAATCCAGTTGCGGCGGATGTTCAGGTGGCCGCTAATGATTTATTGACGGGCATTCAGACGCAAGCGGATATTATTGTCGCCAATATTTTGGCTGAAATCATTGTGCCCTTGGTCCCTCAAGCTAAGTCTAACTTGAAACGTGGTGGTTATTTCATCACCTCTGGCATCATCGATGATAAGTTTCAAGTTGTTTTAGTGGCCTTAAAGGCGGCGGGGTTTCAAATTAAGCAACATACGCAAATGGGTGATTGGCATAGTATCGTGGCTTATTTACCAACGGCGACGGATTAA
- a CDS encoding 16S rRNA (uracil(1498)-N(3))-methyltransferase: MQRYFLTTAIATQVGSQFALTGDPVHHWLKVMRAQVGDQAEFVTPSQQVVIGQLAAVTAEAAQVEVITVTMPQVELALSVTIACGVSKGDKTEQIVQRGTELGAANFVFFDSQYAVAKWAPNKRERKLARLAKIAQSAAEQSHRTVVPTVSYQSNLTTLVAQVPHDAGIVAWEESAKQGERGQLVKMLTKLQDKQRLLAIFGPEGGLTTTEVADLATVGVVAAGLGPRIMRAETAPMYLLSAVSFWQELV; encoded by the coding sequence ATGCAACGTTATTTTTTGACAACGGCAATTGCAACGCAAGTTGGCAGTCAATTTGCCTTAACCGGTGATCCAGTTCATCATTGGCTTAAAGTCATGCGGGCTCAAGTAGGCGACCAAGCTGAATTCGTGACCCCCAGCCAGCAAGTCGTTATCGGGCAGCTCGCTGCGGTTACAGCTGAAGCAGCCCAAGTTGAGGTTATTACCGTCACCATGCCACAAGTGGAACTGGCCCTTAGTGTGACGATTGCTTGTGGGGTTTCCAAGGGAGATAAAACGGAACAAATCGTGCAACGGGGAACTGAGCTAGGGGCGGCTAACTTTGTTTTCTTTGATAGTCAATATGCCGTGGCTAAATGGGCACCTAATAAACGCGAACGCAAACTTGCGCGGTTAGCAAAAATTGCACAATCGGCAGCGGAACAATCCCATCGGACGGTTGTGCCAACAGTGAGCTATCAGTCTAATTTAACGACGTTGGTCGCCCAAGTACCACATGATGCGGGGATTGTTGCCTGGGAAGAATCAGCGAAGCAAGGTGAACGGGGCCAGTTAGTAAAAATGTTGACCAAATTACAGGATAAACAGCGTTTATTAGCTATTTTTGGTCCTGAAGGTGGGTTAACAACGACCGAAGTGGCCGATTTGGCAACGGTGGGCGTTGTTGCGGCGGGATTAGGCCCGCGGATAATGCGGGCTGAAACAGCGCCAATGTACCTTCTTAGCGCGGTTTCTTTTTGGCAGGAATTAGTGTAA
- the lepA gene encoding translation elongation factor 4, with product MDKATMQDRQKHIRNFSIVAHIDHGKSTLADRILELTDTISKREMQDQVLDSMDLERERGITIKLNAVELHYTAKNGETYIFHLIDTPGHVDFTYEVSRSLAACEGAVLVVDAAQGVEAQTLANVYLAIDDDLEIVPVINKIDLPSAEPEKVRQEIEDDIGIEADDAVLASAKAGIGIEELLEQVVHKIPAPTGDIEAPLKALVFDSVYDDYRGVVLSIRVHEGVVRPGDKIRLMNSGSEYEVTEVGVNSPKPIARDFLMAGDVGYITASIKDIQDTRVGDTVTNAAHPTEKALAGYREMNPMVYAGIYPTDNAKFTDLREALEKLKLNDAALEFEAESSQALGFGFRCGFLGLLHMDVVQERLEREFNLELITTAPSVTYHVKLTDGTEKAVENPADMPEASALKEIQEPYVKAQIMVPNDYIGAVMELAQRKRGEFDTMAYLDNNRVNVVYHIPLSEIIFDFFDKLKSNTRGYASLDYDIEGYRPSNLVKIDILLNGDKVDALSFIAHQDFAAARGREITAKLKNIIPRQNFEIPVQATIGAKIIARTNIKAYRKDVTAHLYGGDRTRRMKLLEKQKVGKKRMKAVGRVEIPQEAFMAVLKTDEEENPS from the coding sequence ATGGATAAAGCGACAATGCAGGATCGACAAAAACATATCCGTAATTTTTCAATCGTCGCCCATATTGATCATGGTAAATCAACGTTGGCAGATCGAATTCTCGAATTAACGGATACGATTTCCAAGCGTGAGATGCAAGATCAAGTGCTCGACTCAATGGATTTGGAACGTGAACGTGGGATTACCATTAAGTTGAACGCCGTGGAATTACACTATACTGCCAAAAATGGCGAAACTTATATTTTTCATTTGATTGACACCCCCGGTCACGTGGACTTCACGTATGAAGTATCACGGAGCTTGGCAGCGTGTGAAGGGGCTGTCTTGGTCGTTGATGCCGCGCAAGGGGTCGAAGCTCAGACCTTGGCGAACGTGTATCTAGCGATTGATGATGACTTAGAAATCGTTCCAGTAATTAATAAAATTGATTTGCCATCAGCCGAACCGGAAAAAGTTCGTCAAGAAATTGAAGATGATATTGGAATTGAAGCTGATGATGCGGTCTTGGCTTCTGCTAAGGCGGGTATTGGGATTGAAGAATTGCTAGAACAAGTTGTGCATAAGATTCCAGCGCCAACTGGCGACATTGAAGCACCCTTAAAAGCATTAGTCTTTGATTCCGTCTATGATGATTATCGTGGTGTTGTTTTAAGTATTCGGGTCCACGAAGGGGTCGTTCGCCCTGGTGATAAGATTCGCCTAATGAACAGTGGTAGTGAATATGAAGTAACCGAAGTGGGGGTCAATTCACCTAAACCGATTGCGCGTGATTTTCTAATGGCAGGTGATGTTGGTTATATTACGGCCAGCATCAAAGATATTCAAGATACGCGAGTAGGTGATACGGTTACGAATGCGGCTCATCCGACTGAAAAAGCGTTGGCAGGTTATCGGGAAATGAATCCAATGGTGTATGCCGGGATTTATCCAACTGATAATGCGAAGTTTACCGATTTACGTGAAGCATTAGAAAAGCTAAAGCTAAATGATGCTGCCCTTGAATTTGAAGCAGAATCTTCGCAAGCGTTAGGCTTTGGGTTCCGGTGTGGTTTCTTAGGTCTGTTGCACATGGATGTGGTGCAGGAACGGTTAGAACGTGAATTTAATTTAGAGTTGATTACGACGGCGCCATCAGTGACTTACCATGTTAAGTTAACGGATGGGACGGAGAAAGCTGTTGAAAATCCTGCCGACATGCCCGAAGCATCAGCTTTAAAGGAAATCCAAGAACCTTATGTCAAGGCGCAAATTATGGTCCCTAATGATTACATTGGCGCAGTTATGGAACTAGCACAACGGAAGCGTGGCGAATTTGATACGATGGCTTACTTGGATAATAATCGGGTAAACGTGGTCTATCATATTCCACTATCTGAAATTATCTTTGATTTCTTTGATAAACTAAAATCCAATACACGTGGTTATGCGTCATTGGATTATGATATTGAAGGCTATCGGCCGAGCAATTTAGTTAAGATTGATATCTTATTAAATGGTGATAAGGTTGATGCCTTGAGCTTTATTGCGCATCAAGACTTTGCTGCGGCCCGTGGGCGTGAAATCACGGCTAAGTTGAAGAATATCATCCCCCGGCAAAACTTTGAAATTCCAGTCCAGGCGACAATTGGGGCTAAAATTATTGCGCGGACGAATATTAAGGCTTACCGTAAGGATGTTACGGCCCATCTGTATGGTGGTGATCGTACGCGGCGGATGAAGTTACTTGAAAAGCAAAAAGTTGGTAAGAAACGGATGAAGGCCGTTGGGCGGGTTGAAATCCCACAAGAAGCGTTCATGGCAGTTTTGAAAACTGACGAGGAAGAAAATCCGTCATAA
- a CDS encoding N-acetylmuramoyl-L-alanine amidase has product MQVLKRFWRQITVTLIFIGLVAGFTFLLATHNTAVVNIANVNIRQGPGMSYAVTDATTKGTKVHIVRRKNNWLYVRYADHKFGWIASWLVNENNSQLTRTTKISEATIVIDPGHGGSDSGALSSKGKMEKTYTLRVAKVVAKRLRAAGAHVVLTRNTDKWVSLNDRPAVANKLHADAFISFHFDSTAEKNQASGITTYYYHKSTSLGLAKALSSDVDALPIRNKGTDFGDFLVIRDNQVPAVLMELGYINDKSDFKTISSKKYPNEVAHAVYAGLSTYFANQ; this is encoded by the coding sequence ATGCAAGTATTAAAACGCTTTTGGCGTCAAATTACCGTCACACTAATTTTTATTGGTTTAGTAGCAGGCTTTACCTTCCTGCTCGCTACGCACAATACCGCCGTTGTTAATATCGCCAATGTTAACATCCGGCAAGGGCCTGGAATGAGCTATGCCGTCACAGACGCAACAACCAAAGGCACAAAGGTTCACATCGTGCGGCGTAAAAACAATTGGTTGTATGTGCGCTATGCGGACCATAAATTTGGTTGGATTGCGAGTTGGCTCGTTAATGAAAATAACAGTCAACTCACCAGAACGACTAAGATTTCTGAGGCCACTATCGTGATTGATCCCGGCCATGGCGGCTCCGATTCCGGGGCCCTATCCAGTAAAGGTAAAATGGAAAAGACCTATACGCTACGTGTGGCTAAAGTCGTGGCAAAACGGTTACGCGCTGCTGGTGCCCACGTTGTCTTAACACGAAATACTGATAAATGGGTCAGTCTGAATGATCGGCCCGCAGTCGCCAATAAATTACACGCCGATGCATTTATCAGCTTCCATTTTGACAGCACCGCCGAAAAAAATCAGGCCTCCGGTATTACCACCTATTACTATCACAAGTCGACTTCATTAGGCCTAGCTAAAGCCTTAAGTAGCGATGTGGACGCCCTGCCTATTAGAAATAAAGGAACTGACTTTGGTGACTTCTTAGTCATTCGGGATAATCAAGTTCCAGCAGTGTTAATGGAACTCGGTTATATCAATGATAAATCTGATTTTAAAACCATCAGCTCTAAGAAATACCCAAATGAAGTAGCCCACGCCGTTTACGCCGGTTTATCGACCTACTTTGCCAATCAATAA
- a CDS encoding bifunctional (p)ppGpp synthetase/guanosine-3',5'-bis(diphosphate) 3'-pyrophosphohydrolase, which yields MSKQPTWTAQDVLDAVQKYMNAEHVALVKRACDFATYVHKNQSRQSGEPYIMHPIQVAGILADLKMDPETVASGFLHDVVEDTGVTLGDVEEVFGKDVAVIVDGVTKLGKIRYKSNKEQLAENHRKLLLAMSKDIRVMIVKLADRLHNMRTLQHLRPDKQRRIANETLEIYAPIADRLGISTIKWELEDISLHYLNPQQYYRIVHLMNSRREDREKYIEIAIQDIHQALHDLNLPDAEIYGRPKHIYSIYKKMRDKHKQFSQLYDLLAIRVVVDSIKDCYAVLGAIHTQWKPMPGRFKDYIAMPKANMYQSLHTTVVGPEGKPLEIQIRTYEMHRVAEYGVAAHWAYKEGVRDQVQTTRSGNKLNLVKEIIELQDESKDAADFMEGVKGDLFSDRVYAFTPKGDVTELPKGAGPLDMAYSIHTEVGNHTTGAKVNGKIVPLDYQIKNGDIVDILTSTSSTGPSRDWQKLVYTRRARNKIKQFFRNADREGNIGTGRDLLDRQLRDFDFNPKTVMTKEKVEAVAKKMHYASDDDLYAALGFGDIQPVGIANRLTSDVRKQREADRQRERERAILEEHHEATPKKKAKDQHEDKDKQDDKRKKVSSSGGVIIQGVDNLLVRLSHCCSPIPGDEIVGYITKGRGVSVHRIDCPNVKSAESQGERLIEVAWEDPEGDRTNYNSDLEIQGYNRNGLLNDVLKVVNNNTKFLTNVNGKVDHNKMVIVSVSLGVRNLAHLQRIIESLKNIQDVYVVERKLF from the coding sequence ATGTCTAAACAACCTACTTGGACTGCGCAAGATGTGCTTGACGCGGTTCAAAAATATATGAATGCGGAACATGTCGCGTTGGTCAAACGGGCCTGTGACTTTGCAACGTATGTGCATAAAAATCAGTCGCGGCAATCTGGTGAACCTTATATTATGCATCCGATTCAGGTCGCCGGTATTCTGGCAGATCTTAAAATGGATCCGGAAACAGTGGCATCTGGGTTTTTGCATGATGTGGTTGAAGATACTGGCGTAACCCTGGGTGACGTTGAAGAAGTCTTCGGTAAAGACGTGGCCGTCATTGTCGATGGTGTGACGAAGTTGGGCAAGATTCGTTATAAATCCAACAAGGAACAATTAGCTGAAAATCATCGTAAGCTGTTGTTAGCGATGTCAAAAGACATTCGCGTGATGATTGTGAAGTTAGCGGATCGGTTACATAATATGCGAACCTTACAGCATTTGCGTCCGGATAAGCAACGTCGAATTGCCAATGAAACGTTGGAAATTTATGCGCCAATTGCAGACCGGTTAGGGATTAGCACGATTAAATGGGAACTGGAAGATATTTCACTTCACTATTTAAATCCGCAACAATACTACCGGATTGTTCATTTGATGAATTCGCGACGTGAAGACCGTGAAAAGTATATTGAAATTGCCATTCAAGATATTCATCAAGCTTTGCACGATCTTAATTTACCGGATGCGGAGATTTATGGGCGGCCAAAGCACATTTATTCTATTTACAAAAAAATGCGTGATAAGCATAAGCAGTTCAGTCAACTCTATGATTTGCTCGCTATCCGGGTAGTGGTTGACTCGATTAAAGACTGTTATGCCGTTTTAGGTGCGATTCATACGCAATGGAAACCGATGCCTGGGCGATTTAAGGATTATATTGCTATGCCTAAGGCTAATATGTATCAATCTTTGCACACGACCGTTGTTGGTCCTGAAGGCAAGCCATTAGAGATTCAAATCCGCACTTATGAGATGCATCGAGTAGCTGAATATGGGGTTGCAGCTCACTGGGCCTACAAAGAAGGTGTGCGTGATCAAGTTCAGACGACACGTTCTGGTAATAAATTAAACTTAGTTAAGGAAATTATCGAATTACAAGATGAAAGTAAAGACGCGGCTGACTTTATGGAAGGCGTAAAAGGCGATTTGTTTAGTGACCGCGTCTATGCTTTTACCCCGAAGGGCGATGTCACGGAATTACCTAAAGGCGCTGGCCCACTGGATATGGCTTACTCTATTCATACTGAAGTTGGCAATCATACAACCGGTGCTAAAGTCAATGGCAAAATCGTGCCATTAGATTATCAGATTAAAAATGGAGACATTGTTGATATCTTAACGTCAACAAGTTCAACCGGACCTAGTCGGGATTGGCAGAAATTAGTCTATACGCGACGGGCACGTAATAAGATCAAACAGTTTTTCCGTAATGCGGATCGGGAAGGCAATATCGGTACCGGTCGTGACTTGCTAGATCGTCAATTACGTGATTTTGATTTTAACCCCAAAACGGTTATGACCAAAGAAAAGGTTGAAGCAGTCGCTAAAAAGATGCATTATGCAAGTGATGACGATTTGTATGCGGCCTTAGGGTTTGGCGATATTCAGCCGGTGGGGATTGCTAATCGGTTAACGAGTGATGTGCGGAAGCAACGTGAAGCTGATCGCCAGCGGGAACGCGAACGAGCGATTCTGGAAGAGCATCATGAGGCGACACCCAAGAAAAAGGCTAAAGATCAACATGAGGATAAGGACAAACAAGATGATAAACGCAAAAAGGTGTCGTCATCTGGTGGGGTCATTATCCAAGGCGTTGATAATCTCTTAGTGCGATTGAGCCATTGTTGCTCACCAATTCCTGGCGATGAAATCGTGGGGTATATCACTAAAGGTCGTGGTGTCTCGGTGCACCGGATAGACTGTCCTAATGTCAAGAGCGCTGAGTCTCAAGGTGAGCGGTTGATTGAAGTGGCTTGGGAAGATCCAGAAGGCGATCGGACGAACTACAATTCTGATTTAGAAATTCAAGGTTATAACCGGAATGGGCTGTTGAATGACGTGCTCAAAGTGGTCAACAATAATACGAAGTTTTTGACGAACGTTAATGGGAAGGTTGATCATAACAAGATGGTGATTGTTAGCGTTTCGTTGGGTGTTCGCAACTTGGCACATTTGCAACGTATTATTGAGAGCCTTAAGAATATCCAAGATGTGTACGTTGTTGAACGGAAGCTATTTTAG
- a CDS encoding HAD family hydrolase, producing the protein MHEFIWDLDGTLLNTYPAMVAAFQQAVRVLGGQVGADETYQLMRQHSVGMAERTIAERYGWDWHAIRSGYQQIEPTLQVAPNAFAGAEAVLAKVQAVGGHNYLMTHRGASALTYLDQTQLTTYFTDFVTAAQPFPRKPDPAALNYLLTKYQVDRSQAVMVGDRNLDIDAGHNAKIAGYLFDIDHLITVTSHPELQVDQLPALLPWIK; encoded by the coding sequence ATGCATGAATTTATTTGGGATTTAGATGGGACCTTATTGAACACCTATCCAGCAATGGTAGCAGCTTTTCAGCAAGCTGTGCGAGTACTAGGGGGGCAAGTAGGTGCTGATGAGACCTATCAACTGATGCGCCAACACTCGGTTGGCATGGCGGAACGGACGATTGCTGAGCGCTATGGCTGGGATTGGCACGCGATTAGGTCTGGTTATCAGCAAATCGAACCGACCTTACAAGTCGCGCCGAATGCATTTGCTGGCGCTGAGGCGGTTTTAGCAAAAGTTCAAGCGGTTGGCGGTCATAATTATTTGATGACACATCGTGGGGCAAGTGCATTAACTTATTTAGACCAGACCCAACTGACCACTTATTTTACTGATTTTGTCACGGCAGCCCAACCTTTTCCACGCAAACCAGATCCGGCTGCACTAAACTATTTGTTAACGAAGTATCAAGTGGATCGCTCGCAGGCGGTGATGGTTGGTGACCGCAATTTAGATATTGATGCCGGACATAATGCTAAGATTGCCGGTTATTTATTTGATATCGATCACCTGATTACGGTAACTAGTCATCCAGAACTGCAGGTCGATCAGCTGCCGGCTTTATTACCTTGGATTAAGTAG
- the dtd gene encoding D-aminoacyl-tRNA deacylase — MRVVLQRVQEAQVTIAGQVHGAIQAGYVLLVGFRDGDGQPELDYLTHKILNLRVFSDAQGKMNLNIQQVGGAILSISQFTLYAETQHGNRPSFTAAGNPVMANQLYHTFNEQLAATGLKVATGEFGADMQVTLVNDGPVTICYDTENK; from the coding sequence GTGCGAGTTGTCTTACAACGAGTTCAAGAAGCCCAGGTGACGATTGCTGGTCAAGTTCATGGGGCTATTCAAGCGGGTTATGTGTTACTCGTCGGTTTTCGTGATGGTGATGGTCAACCAGAATTGGATTATTTAACGCATAAGATCTTAAATTTACGTGTTTTTAGTGATGCGCAAGGTAAAATGAATTTAAATATCCAGCAAGTTGGCGGGGCTATTTTATCGATTTCACAATTTACCCTCTATGCGGAGACGCAGCATGGCAATCGGCCTAGCTTTACTGCTGCAGGTAACCCGGTTATGGCTAATCAGTTGTATCATACATTTAATGAACAACTGGCAGCAACCGGTCTTAAGGTTGCGACCGGTGAATTTGGTGCTGATATGCAAGTCACACTTGTGAATGATGGTCCCGTGACCATTTGTTACGATACTGAAAATAAATAA